The proteins below come from a single Ictalurus punctatus breed USDA103 chromosome 24, Coco_2.0, whole genome shotgun sequence genomic window:
- the LOC108257254 gene encoding cystatin-B — MSTCIAGGWTKWRTTDDDDVKNICELVKPEAEEMEKTKFTVYVPLNYRSQVVAGINYEMKVFVGNDSCLFLRVFQGPGPDPESVLQRTTVFSLPSIITH; from the exons ATGTCTACTTGCATAGCTGGAGGCTGGACTAAATGGAGGAcaactgatgatgatgatgtgaagaATATCTGCGAGTTG GTGAAACCTGAAGCTGAGGAGATGGAAAAAACAAAGTTTACTGTTTACGTCCCCCTGAACTACCGAAGCCAGGTTGTAGCAGGAATAAACTACGaaatgaag gTGTTTGTGGGAAATGACTCGTGTCTTTTTCTGAGAGTTTTCCAGGGACCCGGTCCTGATCCTGAATCAGTGCTTCAGAGAACTACAGTGTTTTCACTTCCCAGCATCATTACCCATTAA